A genome region from Triplophysa rosa unplaced genomic scaffold, Trosa_1v2 scaffold41_ERROPOS895780, whole genome shotgun sequence includes the following:
- the LOC130550749 gene encoding tudor domain-containing 6-like — protein MFSVPGLPDVGSDITLHVTSVNLKPHSVLVEFVGNLSAVPETGEVYPHIKLEIDVETGRQDSFEGKPGDVCYVCDDETWHRARILSKSEHEYNVFLIDQGKIFSASGNVLSKCPRNLLDLPLTVELCVLGNASPLCEKSGWSEGASEFIRSLCGKSISGCVQDVMMPYRILILDVPNVSKEMFELGFARKISDEDFKSLVTSSLHSPKRNTTTRTDFVMPGAQDHPGDSETLYQYFYPELLPGTIEIVTVTHVVHPSKVFCKLHVFSQELKKLSDQLHKCNEDVLPSLMSQPLSDGSPCATKGSDDKWHRSVLQQNIVSDVVKVFHVDYGIGDFVKLCNIRPLSPRFFQLPVVTFACSLHGIPDKGIGLQTDQIDFLKSIILDQVFIGKFEQLREGVYDITLYGKDNVNVNKVFGLTEECLSVPERMCVGDQTLETLKKVTYRSMNESVPVCTHCSAGPCEDFAAASRTDGHQETSKRKESLNEAVSGFPIHRDAYEISPPKIDVDTKEKVWITSVRSVNQFYGHFEQNIDTVRKMTSDIEQLCCKRTQTTFSVSPKMMCFAKYPDGHWHRGRIESTHPQILVCFVDYGNLLTLDKSEILPLTPEASAVASIPIQAVEFELFNVTLPQSSELNEWFENYATDGMFSITVMKQNLLGKLSVEMHDEKTNLNLKINEKWNQAKRLNQEANKIGTCKVFSEVMALERLKEHLSVTTQAHEKICRKETKPVVQIKQKCNFPPIKANSSGDTTGRNDSQQHKVMSHYPKLTDLPSNALDEGYVTDVYLSHCNSPSSFYLHLKSEEEKILSILNELNCSQLSSPQADLHVLQPGDVVQAEYPSDGAWYRAVVQNKDDDKVHVQYIDFGNEATLTPLQIRQLDKQLLNTPVLSVHCSLEGDESGGKRDWTKEEVMAFKKAAGENSNKKILCRFIRHDRSAWLVRLEHQGDLLEWPLFDVSHLQTGSQMIFKNEDILPLTFKEPAVKEQQTVEAYASSICGPNYFWCQFKNSEELDKISLITQEVGNGTQTKPIQLEQLCQGVPCLARFSDELWYRAQVINKLANAVSVVFIDYGNELEIDLNSVKSLSRELLERPPQAFLCQLGGFKSTHGMWSDVASETFFELLVDEPLNVTIQNTGMSSDFPKCPQYNVAVECKGLLVNDLMKDYWCDLKPKICSQGTKVKTIESVQKDDIAKTDLVQFRKKVVNAQKGPKQHLPQVTSLPSRVIKRGMVSEVYISNITSLRGFFVQLAEDEDTLFSLNEQLNSSQISEADVIHACSVQKGSLVKAVFPEDGCWYRAVVKGTTKDGLIQVEFIDFGNEATVSLSNICRLDKQLLSYPRFSIRCSSNIEDRFKIQQGIEEDIFGQAGENKLSCKFIKKDTTTWEVIMALKESSADSLLGEKWDDSDLKGLQIHCSKQMPSSIPVKEKQMLFKKPDVSLGQTVEAFASCIVGPNYFWCQFANSGQLDQICLAAQEYGNSNETQQIQMDRLGPGSPCWARFPDDLMWYRAQVIKKCNDTVSVLFIDFGNESDIHASSLKALPCNL, from the coding sequence ATGTTTTCAGTTCCTGGTTTGCCGGATGTTGGATCAGATATTACCCTTCATGTCACAAGCGTAAACTTAAAGCCTCACAGTGTTTTAGTGGAATTTGTAGGAAATTTAAGTGCTGTACCAGAGACCGGCGAAGTATATCCTCACATAAAATTAGAGATTGATGTTGAGACCGGGAGGCAGGATAGTTTTGAAGGCAAACCTGGAGATGTATGCTACGTATGTGATGATGAAACCTGGCATAGAGCAAGAATACTTTCAAAATCTGAACATGAATACAACGTGTTCTTAATTGATCAAGGTAAAATATTTTCTGCATCAGGGaatgttttatcaaaatgtCCGCGCAACCTTTTAGATTTGCCACTCACTGTAGAACTTTGTGTATTGGGCAATGCATCACCTCTCTGTGAAAAGAGTGGATGGTCTGAGGGCGCTTCAGAGTTCATCAGATCTTTATGTGGTAAAAGCATCTCTGGATGTGTTCAGGACGTGATGATGCCTTACAGAATCTTAATTCTTGATGTTCCAAATGTATCCAAAGAAATGTTTGAGCTTGGATTTGCTAGAAAGATATCTGATGAGGATTTTAAAAGCCTTGTAACCAGTTCACTGCATTCACCAAAACGAAACACCACCACACGAACAGATTTCGTGATGCCGGGTGCCCAGGACCACCCAGGTGACTCTGAAACATTGTATCAGTACTTTTACCCAGAGTTGTTGCCTGGAACAATTGAGATTGTTACTGTAACTCATGTGGTTCATCCATCGAAAGTCTTCTGCAAATTGCATGTCTTTTCACAGGAGCTCAAGAAATTAAGCGATCAACTGCACAAATGCAATGAAGATGTGTTACCTTCCCTGATGTCACAACCACTTTCTGACGGGTCCCCGTGTGCAACCAAAGGAAGTGATGACAAGTGGCATCGTTCTGTCCTTCAGCAAAACATAGTCTCTGATGTCGTCAAAGTCTTTCATGTCGATTATGGAATCGGAGACTTTGTTAAACTCTGCAATATCAGACCTTTGTCTCCAAGGTTCTTTCAGTTGCCTGTTGTCACTTTTGCATGCTCTCTTCATGGGATCCCCGACAAAGGCATTGGATTGCAGACCGATCAGATTGATTTTCTCAAATCTATCATCTTAGATCAAGTCTTCATTGGAAAGTTCGAGCAGCTCAGAGAAGGCGTCTATGACATCACGCTCTATGGGAAAGATAATGTGAACGTGAACAAAGTTTTTGGCCTCACAGAGGAATGCTTGTCTGTACCAGAGAGAATGTGTGTTGGTGACCAAACTCTTGAGACATTGAAGAAAGTAACATACAGATCTATGAATGAAAGTGTGCCTGTGTGCACACATTGTTCAGCAGGTCCCTGTGAAGATTTCGCTGCAGCCTCCAGGACTGACGGACACCAGGAAACCTCCAAGAGAAAAGAGTCACTGAATGAAGCTGTGTCCGGGTTCCCGATTCACAGGGATGCTTATGAAATTTCACCACCCAAAATTGATGTAGACACAAAAGAAAAGGTGTGGATAACTTCTGTCAGAAGTGTAAATCAGTTCTATGGccattttgaacaaaatattgacaccGTTAGGAAAATGACCAGTGATATCGAGCAACTGTGCTGCAAGCGAACTCAAACAACATTCTCAGTTTCCCCAAAGATGATGTGCTTTGCCAAATATCCCGACGGCCATTGGCACAGGGGACGAATAGAATCGACGCATCCACAAATACTTGTCTGTTTTGTAGATTATGGCAATCTGTTGACTTTGGACAAATCTGAAATTCTACCCCTTACTCCGGAGGCCAGTGCAGTGGCATCTATTCCCATTCAGGCTGTTGAGTTTGAACTCTTCAATGTGACATTACCACAGTCATCTGAACTCAATGAGTGGTTTGAAAACTATGCCACAGACGGCATGTTCTCCATCACTGTAATGAAACAAAATCTTTTAGGCAAACTGTCAGTGGAGATGCATGATGAGAAAACGAATCTCAATTTGAAAATTAACGAGAAATGGAACCAGGCTAAAAGGCTGAATCAAGAAGCAAATAAGATCGGCACTTGCAAAGTGTTTTCAGAAGTTATGGCGTTGGAGAGACTTAAAGAGCATTTAAGTGTTACAACGCAAGCACATGAGAAGATCTGTAGGAAAGAGACTAAGCCAGTTGttcaaatcaaacaaaaatgtaatttcccACCCATTAAAGCTAACAGTTCCGGGGACACAACAGGGCGTAATGATTCACAGCAACATAAAGTGATGTCTCATTATCCAAAACTAACAGATCTTCCCTCAAACGCTTTAGATGAAGGATATGTTACAGATGTTTATCTTTCACACTGTAATAGTCCATcaagtttctatttgcatttaaagagtgAGGAGGAAAAAATATTGTCCATTCTGAATGAACTGAATTGTTCTCAGTTAAGCAGTCCACAAGCTGACCTCCATGTGTTGCAGCCGGGTGACGTTGTGCAAGCAGAGTATCCCTCTGACGGGGCTTGGTATCGTGCTGTTGTTCAAAACAAAGACGACGACAAGGTTCACGTGCAGTATATTGACTTTGGGAATGAGGCGACACTTACGCCCCTTCAAATAAGGCAACTCGACAAGCAGTTGCTGAACACGCCTGTGCTCAGTGTCCACTGCTCACTTGAGGGTGATGAGTCTGGAGGAAAAAGAGATTGGACTAAGGAAGAGGTAATGGCTTTCAAAAAGGCAGCAGGTGAAAACAGTAATAAGAAAATTCTTTGCAGGTTTATTCGCCATGACAGATCCGCTTGGCTGGTCCGTTTGGAACACCAGGGTGATTTGTTGGAGTGGCCATTGTTTGATGTGAGCCATCTTCAAACTGGCTCACAAATGATCTTCAAAAATGAAGATATCCTACCATTAACATTCAAAGAACCAGCTGTAAAAGAACAACAAACTGTAGAAGCGTACGCTTCATCTATCTGTGGGCCAAATTATTTCTGGTGCCAGTTCAAGAACTCCGAAGAACTTGACAAAATCTCTTTGATTACCCAAGAAGTTGGAAACGGCACTCAAACGAAACCAATTCAGCTAGAGCAGCTATGCCAAGGCGTACCGTGCCTCGCACGCTTCTCGGATGAGCTGTGGTATCGTGCACAGGTTATTAACAAACTAGCCAATGCAGTATCTGTTGTTTTTATAGATTATGGAAACGAGTTAGAAATTGACCTGAACTCTGTGAAGTCCCTGTCCCGTGAGCTACTGGAAAGGCCACCTCAAGCATTTCTTTGTCAGCTAGGAGGTTTCAAGTCTACACATGGCATGTGGAGCGACGTTGCATCCGAGACATTTTTTGAACTTCTGGTGGATGAGCCTTTAAACGTGACTATTCAGAACACGGGAATGTCCTCTGATTTTCCTAAGTGTCCTCAGTATAATGTGGCGGTTGAATGTAAGGGGCTTCTGGTTAATGATCTCATGAAAGATTATTGGTGTGATCTGAAACCTAAAATCTGCAGTCAAGGCACTAAAGTGAAAACCATTGAAAGTGTCCAGAAAGATGACATCGCCAAAACTGATTTGGTTCAGTTCAGAAAAAAAGTTGTAAATGCACAGAAGGGTCCTAAACAACATTTACCTCAAGTAACAAGCCTTCCTTCTCGTGTGATAAAAAGAGGTATGGTGTCTGAAGTTTATATTTCGAATATCACCAGTCTGAGGGGTTTTTTTGTGCAGCTGGCTGAAGATGAGGATACTTTGTTTTCTCTCAATGAACAATTAAATTCCTCTCAGATATCAGAGGCCGATGTCATTCACGCATGCAGTGTTCAGAAGGGGAGTTTGGTGAAGGCTGTGTTTCCTGAAGATGGTTGCTGGTATCGTGCAGTTGTCAAGGGAACCACAAAGGATGGCTTGATTCAGGTGGAGTTCATCGATTTTGGAAATGAAGCCACTGTTTCTCTGTCTAATATCTGCAGGCTTGATAAGCAGCTACTTTCTTATCCAAGGTTTAGCATTCGTTGCAGCTCCAACATTGAGGATCGATTTAAAATCCAGCAGGGAATTGAGGAGGATATATTTGGGCAGGCTGGTGAGAACAAACTTTCTTGcaagtttattaaaaaagacaCGACCACTTGGGAGGTTATAATGGCGCTCAAGGAGAGCTCGGCAgattcattgttgggtgaaaaATGGGATGATTCAGATCTGAAGGGGTTACAGATTCACTGTTCCAAACAAATGCCATCGTCCATTCctgtgaaagaaaaacagatgCTGTTTAAGAAACCAGATGTGTCTTTGGGACAGACGGTAGAAGCTTTCGCATCATGTATTGTTGGACCGAATTATTTCTGGTGCCAGTTTGCAAACTCTGGACAACTTGACCAAATTTGCCTTGCAGCTCAAGAATATGGAAACTCAAATGAGACACAGCAAATTCAAATGGATCGCTTGGGTCCTGGAAGCCCGTGCTGGGCTCGTTTCCCTGATGACCTGATGTGGTATCGCGCACAAGTTATTAAAAAATGCAACGACAcagtatctgtactttttatTGACTTTGGAAATGAGTCCGATATCCATGCAAGTTCTTTGAAAGCACTTCCCTGTAACTTATAG